A genomic segment from Micromonospora echinaurantiaca encodes:
- the def gene encoding peptide deformylase: protein MTVQPIRLFGDPVLRTPADPVVDFDAELRKLIADLTDTMREQNGAGLAAPQLGVGLRVFTFDVDDVLGHLVNPVLEFPDEEEQDGPEGCLSIPGLYFDTKRRQNVIAKGFNGYGDPLQIVGTGLMARCVQHETDHLDGVLFVDRLDQAGRKEAMKAIRQAEWYDPAAPPTVKLSPHAAGSSSPFGLGR, encoded by the coding sequence GTGACCGTCCAGCCCATCCGTCTGTTCGGCGACCCGGTGCTGCGCACGCCGGCCGATCCGGTGGTCGACTTCGACGCCGAGCTGCGCAAGCTCATCGCCGACCTGACCGACACCATGCGCGAGCAGAACGGCGCCGGCCTCGCCGCGCCGCAGCTCGGCGTGGGGCTGCGGGTGTTCACCTTCGACGTGGACGATGTGCTCGGCCACCTGGTCAACCCGGTCCTGGAGTTCCCCGACGAGGAGGAACAGGACGGCCCGGAGGGCTGCCTGTCCATCCCCGGGCTCTACTTCGACACCAAGCGCCGGCAGAACGTGATCGCCAAGGGGTTCAACGGCTACGGCGACCCGTTGCAGATCGTCGGCACCGGCCTGATGGCCCGCTGCGTGCAGCACGAGACCGACCACCTCGACGGGGTGCTCTTCGTCGACCGGCTCGACCAGGCCGGGCGCAAGGAGGCGATGAAGGCGATCCGCCAGGCCGAGTGGTACGACCCGGCCGCGCCGCCGACGGTCAAGCTCAGCCCGCACGCCGCCGGCAGCAGCAGCCCCTTCGGCCTGGGTCGGTGA
- a CDS encoding AAA family ATPase has product MTVRQSIVFNGDLGSGKSTVSVEIAKRLGLRRVSVGDLYREMAQQRQMTALQLNLHAELDQAVDGYVDQLQRDIAASGERLVMDSRLAWHFFTDAVKVHMITEPTEAARRVLARPSGPAESYTSLEEARAKLKERSESERSRFLVRYGVDKARLRNYDLICDTTRASAAEVVEHIIDAYEGRLGADVLRDAPPLLLLDPARVYPTEDIATLRGLWDSEFVGDVASAGDEALEPLKIGYTGEYFFVVDGHRRLSAALQNGFHLVPAQLVAEVDEPVVGGMSAVDYFTAQVRPGVVYDWEAAHKIELPLPEHARHAGDAVLAGEPGAGA; this is encoded by the coding sequence GTGACCGTTCGTCAGTCGATCGTCTTCAACGGTGACCTCGGCAGCGGCAAGAGCACGGTGTCGGTGGAGATCGCCAAGCGGTTGGGGCTGCGCCGGGTCAGCGTCGGCGACCTCTACCGCGAGATGGCGCAGCAGCGGCAGATGACCGCGCTGCAGCTCAACCTGCACGCCGAGCTCGACCAGGCGGTCGACGGCTACGTCGACCAGCTCCAGCGGGACATCGCGGCGTCGGGCGAGCGCCTGGTCATGGACTCCCGGCTGGCCTGGCACTTCTTCACCGACGCGGTCAAGGTGCACATGATCACCGAGCCGACCGAGGCGGCCCGCCGGGTGCTGGCCCGCCCGTCCGGCCCGGCGGAGAGCTACACCTCGCTGGAGGAGGCCCGGGCCAAGCTGAAGGAGCGCAGCGAGAGCGAGCGGAGCCGGTTCCTGGTCCGCTACGGGGTGGACAAGGCCCGGCTGCGCAACTACGACCTGATCTGCGACACCACCCGGGCGTCCGCCGCCGAGGTGGTCGAGCACATCATCGACGCGTACGAGGGCCGGCTCGGCGCGGACGTGCTGCGCGACGCGCCGCCGCTGCTGCTGCTCGACCCGGCCCGGGTCTACCCGACCGAGGACATCGCCACCCTGCGCGGCCTCTGGGACTCCGAGTTCGTCGGGGACGTCGCCTCGGCCGGGGACGAGGCGCTGGAGCCGCTGAAGATCGGCTACACCGGCGAGTACTTCTTCGTCGTCGACGGGCACCGCCGGCTCAGCGCCGCCCTGCAGAACGGCTTCCACCTGGTGCCGGCGCAGCTGGTCGCCGAGGTCGACGAGCCGGTGGTCGGCGGGATGAGCGCGGTGGACTACTTCACCGCCCAGGTCCGGCCCGGTGTGGTCTACGACTGGGAGGCCGCCCACAAGATCGAGCTGCCGCTGCCGGAGCACGCCCGGCACGCCGGCGACGCGGTGCTGGCCGGGGAGCCGGGCGCGGGCGCCTGA
- a CDS encoding CTP synthase C-terminal region-related (seleno)protein — translation MTAAVARLALVGDRSPAVRSHVRVPALLTALRDRHGIDLEAYWVPTEEAAASRLADFDGIWLLPGSPYRSEAGALHAVRRARIGGIPLLATCGGFQHTLLEYARAVCGLTDVAHGENAPDAGELLIEPLACALHGHEGPVVFTAGSLAQRSTGVDRSTERYQCGYGLNPRYLATLVEHGIRFTGHDPQGQVRVAELPGHPFFLATLFQPELAGDGDEPHPMVRAFATAVAARRSPTVTPA, via the coding sequence ATGACCGCCGCCGTTGCCCGGCTCGCCCTCGTCGGCGACCGCTCCCCCGCCGTCCGCTCGCACGTCCGGGTGCCCGCCCTGCTGACCGCCCTGCGCGACCGGCACGGCATCGACCTGGAGGCGTACTGGGTCCCCACCGAGGAGGCGGCGGCGAGCCGGCTCGCCGACTTCGACGGGATCTGGCTGCTGCCGGGCAGCCCCTACCGCAGCGAGGCGGGGGCGCTGCACGCCGTGCGCCGCGCCCGCATCGGCGGCATCCCGCTGCTGGCGACCTGCGGCGGGTTCCAGCACACCCTGCTGGAGTACGCCCGCGCGGTCTGCGGCCTGACCGACGTCGCCCACGGCGAGAACGCGCCGGACGCCGGGGAGCTGCTGATCGAGCCGCTGGCCTGCGCGCTGCACGGCCACGAGGGCCCGGTGGTCTTCACCGCCGGTTCGCTGGCGCAGCGCAGCACGGGCGTCGACCGCAGCACCGAGCGCTACCAGTGCGGCTACGGGCTGAACCCGCGCTACCTGGCCACCCTGGTCGAGCACGGCATCCGGTTCACCGGGCACGACCCGCAGGGGCAGGTACGCGTCGCCGAGCTGCCCGGCCACCCGTTCTTCCTGGCCACCCTCTTCCAGCCGGAGCTGGCCGGCGACGGCGACGAGCCGCACCCGATGGTGCGGGCCTTCGCGACCGCGGTGGCAGCCCGGCGGTCACCGACGGTCACCCCGGCCTGA
- a CDS encoding LysR family transcriptional regulator has product MDPHLLRTFTVVARLRSFSAAAAELGYTQSAVSQHIAALEADLGVRLLDRRPVAPTAAGIRLLGYAEPILLRLAAARADLTRLAAPRPGPLRVGATPLVVAAAARLAEGGRDGALTLHVTTRADLPRRVATDELDLGLRDGFAAPNDPLPGADLGPIRVEVQGVEPVVVALPRTHPLAARRALGLADLALARWVDAPEVAAPLTQLRAVTGADGFRAAVRYLGADVAGLLAVVAAGHGLAVLPAGVVRAHADLVGVALAEPRLVHRVELLRPAPADGPPGGSGG; this is encoded by the coding sequence GTGGACCCGCACCTGCTGCGCACCTTCACCGTGGTCGCCCGCCTCCGGTCCTTCTCGGCGGCCGCCGCGGAACTCGGCTACACCCAGTCGGCGGTCAGCCAGCACATCGCCGCCCTGGAGGCCGATCTCGGCGTACGCCTGCTGGACCGCCGGCCGGTGGCGCCGACGGCCGCCGGGATCCGGCTGCTCGGGTACGCCGAGCCGATCCTCCTCCGGCTCGCCGCGGCGCGGGCCGACCTGACCCGGCTGGCCGCCCCGCGACCGGGGCCGCTGCGGGTCGGCGCCACCCCGCTGGTGGTGGCCGCGGCGGCCCGGCTCGCCGAAGGCGGGCGGGACGGCGCGCTGACGCTGCACGTCACCACCCGCGCCGACCTGCCGCGCCGGGTCGCGACGGACGAGCTCGACCTCGGGCTGCGCGACGGGTTCGCCGCCCCCAACGATCCGCTGCCCGGCGCCGACCTCGGACCGATCCGGGTCGAGGTGCAGGGCGTGGAGCCGGTGGTGGTGGCGCTGCCCCGAACCCATCCGCTGGCCGCCCGCCGCGCCCTCGGGCTCGCGGACCTGGCCCTCGCCCGCTGGGTCGACGCGCCGGAGGTCGCCGCCCCGCTGACGCAACTGCGCGCGGTCACCGGCGCGGACGGGTTCCGCGCCGCCGTGCGCTACCTCGGCGCGGACGTCGCGGGCCTGCTGGCGGTGGTGGCCGCCGGGCACGGGCTGGCCGTGCTCCCGGCCGGGGTGGTGCGGGCCCACGCCGACCTGGTCGGGGTGGCGCTGGCGGAGCCACGGCTGGTGCACCGGGTCGAGCTGCTCCGCCCGGCGCCGGCGGATGGTCCGCCGGGCGGATCGGGAGGATGA
- the rpoZ gene encoding DNA-directed RNA polymerase subunit omega, with translation MGSIATNPEGITNPPIDELLEKTTSKYALVIFAAKRARQVNAYYSQLGEGLLEYVGPLVETTPQEKPLSIAMREINAGLLTAEPTDQP, from the coding sequence GTGGGATCCATCGCCACCAACCCCGAGGGCATCACCAACCCGCCGATCGACGAGCTCCTCGAGAAGACGACGTCGAAGTACGCCCTGGTCATCTTCGCCGCCAAGCGCGCGCGGCAGGTCAACGCCTACTACAGCCAGCTCGGCGAGGGCCTGCTGGAGTACGTCGGCCCGCTGGTCGAGACCACCCCGCAGGAGAAGCCGCTCTCCATCGCCATGCGCGAGATCAACGCGGGCCTGCTCACCGCCGAGCCGACCGACCAGCCGTAA
- the metK gene encoding methionine adenosyltransferase → MTRRLFTSESVTEGHPDKIADQISDGILDALLSQDPHSRVAVETLITTGQVHVAGEVTTKAYADIPTIVRETILGIGYDSSKKGFDGASCGVSVSIGNQSPDIAQGVDNAFELRTGASESALDAQGAGDQGMMFGFACSETPELMPLPIALAHRLARRLAAVRKDGTIPYLRPDGKTQVTIEYDGLRPVRLNTVVVSSQHAADISLESLLTPDVREHVIAPELESLGLDTEGYRLLVNPTGRFEIGGPMGDAGLTGRKIIVDTYGGYARHGGGAFSGKDPSKVDRSAAYAMRWVAKNVVAAGLAERCEAQVAYAIGKAHPVSLFIETFGTETVPVTSIEKAVTEVFDLRPAAIIRDLNLLRPIYRQTAAYGHFGRELPDLTWESTDRAADLKSAAGA, encoded by the coding sequence GTGACACGCCGCCTCTTCACGTCCGAATCGGTCACGGAAGGCCACCCGGACAAGATCGCCGACCAGATCAGCGACGGGATCCTGGACGCGCTGCTCAGCCAGGACCCGCACAGCCGGGTCGCGGTGGAGACCCTCATCACCACCGGCCAGGTGCACGTGGCCGGCGAGGTCACCACCAAGGCGTACGCCGACATCCCGACCATCGTCCGGGAGACCATCCTCGGGATCGGCTACGACTCGTCGAAGAAGGGCTTCGACGGGGCCTCGTGCGGCGTGAGCGTCTCCATCGGCAACCAGTCCCCGGACATCGCCCAGGGCGTCGACAACGCCTTCGAGCTGCGCACCGGCGCCTCGGAGAGCGCCCTGGACGCGCAGGGCGCCGGTGACCAGGGCATGATGTTCGGCTTCGCCTGCTCGGAGACGCCGGAACTGATGCCGCTGCCGATCGCGCTCGCGCACCGGCTGGCCCGCCGCCTCGCCGCCGTACGCAAGGACGGCACCATCCCCTACCTGCGGCCGGACGGCAAGACCCAGGTCACCATCGAGTACGACGGGCTGCGCCCGGTGCGGCTCAACACGGTGGTCGTGTCCAGCCAGCACGCCGCGGACATCTCGCTGGAGTCGCTGCTCACCCCGGACGTGCGCGAGCACGTCATCGCCCCGGAGCTGGAGAGCCTCGGGCTGGACACCGAGGGCTACCGGCTGCTGGTCAACCCGACCGGCCGGTTCGAGATCGGTGGCCCGATGGGTGACGCCGGTCTGACCGGCCGCAAGATCATCGTCGACACCTACGGCGGCTACGCCCGGCACGGCGGCGGCGCGTTCTCCGGCAAGGACCCGTCGAAGGTGGACCGCTCGGCGGCGTACGCGATGCGCTGGGTGGCCAAGAACGTGGTGGCCGCCGGCCTGGCCGAGCGCTGCGAGGCGCAGGTCGCGTACGCGATCGGCAAGGCGCACCCGGTCAGCCTCTTCATCGAGACGTTCGGCACCGAGACGGTGCCGGTCACCTCGATCGAGAAGGCGGTGACCGAGGTGTTCGACCTCCGCCCGGCCGCCATCATCCGGGACCTCAACCTGCTCCGCCCGATCTACCGGCAGACCGCGGCGTACGGCCACTTCGGCCGGGAACTGCCCGACCTGACCTGGGAGAGCACCGACCGGGCCGCCGACCTCAAGTCGGCCGCGGGAGCCTGA
- the fmt gene encoding methionyl-tRNA formyltransferase has product MRVIFAGTPAVAVPALAAVAASRHELVAVVTRPDAPAGRGRGLVRSPVGAWADEQGVPVLTPARPREPEFLDRLRELAPDCVPVVAYGALVPPAALEIPRHGWVNLHFSLLPAWRGAAPVQHAVLHGDELTGASVFQLEEGLDTGPVYGTLTDEIRPTDTSGDLLERLAHSGAGLLVAVLDAIDDGTARAEPQPADGVSLAPKLTVEDARVRWSEPAFAVDRRVRACTPAPGPWTTFRGERVKLGPVTPVANGPELKPGELLVEKSRVLAGTATVPVALGEVRAAGKRAMPASDWARGARVAAGEVLA; this is encoded by the coding sequence GTGCGGGTGATCTTCGCTGGCACGCCGGCCGTCGCCGTCCCGGCCCTGGCCGCGGTGGCCGCGTCCCGCCACGAACTGGTGGCCGTGGTCACCCGGCCGGACGCGCCCGCCGGCCGGGGCCGGGGCCTGGTCCGGTCCCCGGTCGGCGCGTGGGCGGACGAGCAGGGCGTGCCGGTGCTCACTCCGGCCCGGCCGCGCGAGCCGGAGTTCCTCGACCGGCTGCGCGAGCTGGCGCCGGACTGCGTACCCGTGGTGGCCTACGGCGCGCTGGTGCCGCCGGCCGCGCTGGAGATCCCCCGGCACGGCTGGGTCAACCTGCACTTCTCGTTGCTGCCCGCCTGGCGCGGCGCGGCGCCCGTTCAGCACGCCGTGCTGCACGGCGACGAGCTCACCGGGGCCAGCGTCTTCCAGTTGGAGGAGGGGCTGGACACCGGCCCGGTCTACGGCACGCTGACCGACGAGATCCGCCCCACCGACACCTCCGGCGACCTGCTGGAGCGGCTCGCCCACTCCGGCGCGGGCCTGCTGGTGGCGGTGCTGGACGCCATCGACGACGGCACCGCCCGGGCCGAGCCGCAGCCCGCCGACGGGGTGTCGCTGGCGCCGAAGCTCACCGTGGAGGACGCCCGGGTGCGCTGGTCGGAGCCGGCGTTCGCGGTGGACCGCCGGGTGCGGGCCTGCACCCCGGCGCCCGGCCCGTGGACCACCTTCCGCGGTGAGCGGGTCAAGCTCGGCCCGGTCACCCCGGTGGCCAACGGACCCGAGCTGAAGCCCGGCGAGCTGCTGGTGGAGAAGTCCCGGGTGCTCGCCGGCACGGCCACCGTGCCGGTGGCGCTCGGCGAGGTGCGCGCGGCGGGCAAGCGGGCCATGCCGGCGAGCGACTGGGCGCGCGGCGCCCGGGTCGCCGCCGGCGAGGTGCTGGCGTGA
- a CDS encoding primosomal protein N' encodes MDVPLAHLDRPFDYLVPAELNADATPGVRVKVRFAGQLVDGWLLSRGDDSGHTGRLAYLEKVVSPEPVLAPEVARLARAVADRYAGSLADVLRLAVPPRHARVEKDVRARAAEAGAAGAGGDGPAAPPTPGSGPDAASDPAGPEVTPPAASAAVAASAASVAEAEPAGPGAGGESAGPVAPPDPHGWRDYPAGPALLRALTEGRAPRAVWSALPGEDWPARYAEAVAATVAGGRGALVVVADNRDLDRLDAALTATLGAGRHVCLSAALGPARRYRAFLAARRGDVPVVIGTRAAMFAPVDRLGLVAIWDDGDDLHAEPRAPYPHAREVLLTRAQLGAAAALVGGYARTAEAQLLVETGWAREVVADRATVRARMPAIAPTGDDPQLARDPQAATARLPSLAWTTARDALRADRPVLVQVPRRGYLPAVACADCRSPARCPHCAGPLALPSAAGTPACRWCGRVAAAYACPHCGGRRLRASVTGARRTAEELGRAFPGVPVRTSGREEVLAAVPGGAGLVIATPGAEPVADGGYGAVLLLDSWALLTRADLRAGEEALRRWLAAAALARPGPAGGRVVVVADGALAPVQALLRWDAAWFAERELAERRELGFPPAVRMASVTGQPAAVADLLAEARLPAEAELLGPVPADAERERMLVRVPRARAAALAEALHSAAGVRTARKAADPVRLQVDPLALF; translated from the coding sequence GTGGACGTGCCGCTGGCCCACCTGGACCGGCCCTTCGACTACCTGGTGCCGGCCGAGCTGAACGCGGACGCGACGCCCGGGGTGCGGGTGAAGGTCCGCTTCGCCGGCCAACTGGTGGACGGCTGGCTGCTGTCCCGGGGCGACGACTCCGGGCACACCGGGCGGCTGGCGTACCTGGAGAAGGTGGTTTCGCCGGAGCCGGTGCTGGCGCCCGAGGTGGCCCGGTTGGCCCGCGCGGTCGCCGACCGGTACGCCGGCAGCCTCGCCGACGTGCTCCGGCTGGCCGTGCCGCCCCGGCACGCCCGGGTGGAGAAGGACGTCCGCGCCCGCGCCGCTGAGGCCGGGGCCGCCGGGGCGGGCGGCGACGGCCCGGCCGCTCCGCCGACGCCCGGCAGCGGCCCGGACGCGGCATCGGACCCGGCCGGTCCGGAGGTCACGCCACCGGCCGCCTCGGCTGCCGTGGCGGCATCGGCTGCCTCGGTCGCCGAGGCGGAGCCGGCCGGTCCCGGCGCCGGGGGAGAGAGCGCCGGCCCGGTGGCCCCGCCCGACCCGCACGGCTGGCGGGACTACCCGGCCGGGCCGGCCCTGCTCCGGGCGTTGACCGAGGGCCGGGCGCCGCGGGCGGTCTGGTCGGCGCTGCCGGGGGAGGACTGGCCCGCCCGCTACGCCGAGGCGGTCGCCGCGACCGTGGCCGGCGGCCGGGGCGCGCTGGTGGTGGTCGCCGACAACCGCGACCTGGACCGCCTCGACGCCGCGCTGACCGCCACCCTGGGCGCCGGCCGGCACGTCTGCCTCTCCGCCGCCCTCGGTCCCGCCCGGCGCTACCGGGCGTTCCTCGCCGCCCGGCGCGGCGACGTGCCGGTGGTGATCGGCACGAGGGCGGCGATGTTCGCCCCGGTCGACCGGCTCGGCCTGGTCGCCATCTGGGACGACGGCGACGACCTGCACGCCGAGCCCCGGGCGCCCTACCCGCACGCCCGGGAGGTGCTGCTCACCCGCGCCCAGCTCGGTGCGGCGGCCGCCCTGGTCGGCGGGTACGCCCGCACCGCCGAGGCGCAGCTGCTGGTGGAGACGGGCTGGGCCCGCGAGGTGGTGGCCGACCGGGCCACCGTGCGGGCGCGGATGCCGGCGATAGCGCCGACCGGCGACGATCCTCAGTTGGCGCGTGACCCGCAGGCCGCCACCGCCCGGCTGCCCAGCCTGGCCTGGACCACCGCGCGGGACGCGCTGCGGGCGGACCGGCCGGTGCTGGTCCAGGTGCCCCGGCGCGGCTACCTGCCCGCGGTGGCCTGCGCCGACTGCCGGAGCCCGGCGCGCTGCCCGCACTGCGCCGGCCCGCTCGCCCTGCCGTCGGCCGCCGGCACGCCCGCCTGCCGCTGGTGCGGCCGGGTCGCCGCCGCGTACGCCTGCCCGCACTGCGGCGGACGGCGGCTGCGCGCCTCGGTCACCGGCGCCCGGCGTACCGCCGAGGAGCTGGGGCGGGCGTTCCCGGGCGTGCCGGTGCGCACCTCGGGGCGGGAGGAGGTGCTCGCCGCAGTGCCCGGCGGCGCCGGACTGGTGATCGCCACCCCGGGCGCCGAACCGGTCGCCGACGGCGGCTACGGCGCCGTGCTGCTGCTCGACTCCTGGGCCCTGCTCACCCGGGCCGACCTGCGGGCCGGGGAGGAGGCGCTGCGCCGCTGGCTGGCCGCCGCCGCGCTGGCCCGCCCGGGGCCGGCCGGCGGCCGGGTGGTGGTCGTCGCCGACGGCGCGCTCGCCCCGGTGCAGGCGCTGCTGCGCTGGGACGCGGCCTGGTTCGCCGAACGGGAGCTGGCCGAGCGGCGTGAACTGGGCTTCCCGCCGGCGGTGCGGATGGCCAGCGTGACCGGCCAGCCGGCGGCGGTGGCCGACCTGCTGGCCGAGGCGCGGCTGCCCGCCGAGGCCGAGCTGCTCGGGCCGGTGCCGGCGGACGCAGAGCGGGAGCGGATGCTGGTCCGGGTGCCCCGGGCCCGGGCCGCCGCGCTGGCCGAGGCGCTGCACTCCGCCGCCGGGGTGCGGACCGCGCGCAAGGCCGCCGATCCGGTCCGCCTCCAGGTCGACCCGCTGGCCCTGTTCTGA
- a CDS encoding nucleoside/nucleotide kinase family protein translates to MSTEGEARPAARLTVLAGPSGTGRESVVELVRARSPAVWTPVPATTRPPRAGERPGTDRLFCDPVEFDRMAAAGELLEWSRIGPYARGTPAAQVRARLAAGQPVLLPLDLPGAIGVRAVLPDARLVLLVPPGFQPAPATLAETDAVVVHDLTERAVTELVGLLGSSLPAPARSPLSGRAT, encoded by the coding sequence GTGAGCACGGAAGGTGAGGCGCGCCCGGCGGCTCGGCTCACTGTCCTGGCCGGACCTTCGGGCACCGGCCGGGAGAGTGTCGTCGAGCTGGTCCGGGCGCGTTCTCCCGCCGTGTGGACGCCGGTGCCGGCCACCACCCGCCCACCCCGCGCGGGCGAACGGCCCGGCACCGACCGGCTCTTCTGCGACCCGGTCGAGTTCGACCGGATGGCCGCCGCCGGCGAGCTGCTGGAGTGGAGCCGGATCGGCCCGTACGCGCGCGGCACGCCCGCGGCGCAGGTACGCGCCCGGCTGGCCGCCGGGCAGCCGGTGCTGCTCCCGCTCGACCTGCCCGGCGCGATCGGCGTCCGGGCAGTGCTTCCCGACGCCCGCCTGGTCCTGCTCGTGCCGCCCGGATTCCAGCCGGCGCCGGCCACCCTGGCGGAGACCGACGCCGTCGTGGTGCACGACCTGACCGAGCGGGCGGTCACCGAGCTGGTAGGCTTGCTCGGTTCTTCATTACCGGCTCCGGCCCGGTCGCCGCTGAGCGGTCGGGCGACGTAG
- a CDS encoding cytochrome P450, with the protein MDAAEALTLLMSPRGRVDPYPTYERLRGYGPVIEAAPAYYVVTGYAEADEILRDPRFGVLDDALRDQFWPGWRESPAVTSISRSMLRTNPPDHSRMRRLASGAFTPRRVAALREVVAAQAGELVDAMCERGRAGEPVDFMTEFAYPLPVGVICALLGVPAADRPLFRRWAADLTGVLEPEITPAELAVADRGAGELSAYFAELVTARRRVPADDLTTALVQAHDADGARLSGDELLANLVVLLVAGFETTTNLLGNGLVVLLRHPGQADALRARPDLAPGYVEEVLRYDSPVQLTSRLGTAPATVGGVELPAGSWALLLLGAANRDPRRYPEPARFDPWRAQQQPLSFGAGPHYCLGAGLARLEAQVAFPLLLRRLPDLALAGEPRHRTRLTLRGYDTLPVRVGAVAPGTDRGTPAGRRPGTP; encoded by the coding sequence ATGGACGCTGCCGAGGCGCTGACGCTGCTGATGTCACCGCGGGGGCGCGTCGACCCGTACCCGACCTACGAGCGGCTGCGCGGGTACGGTCCGGTGATCGAGGCGGCCCCGGCGTACTACGTGGTGACCGGCTACGCCGAGGCCGACGAGATCCTCCGCGACCCGCGGTTCGGGGTGCTCGACGACGCGCTGCGCGACCAGTTCTGGCCCGGCTGGCGGGAGAGCCCGGCGGTGACCTCGATCTCCCGGTCGATGCTGCGGACCAACCCGCCGGACCACAGCCGGATGCGCCGGCTCGCCTCCGGCGCGTTCACCCCGCGCCGGGTCGCCGCGCTGCGTGAGGTGGTCGCCGCGCAGGCCGGCGAGCTGGTCGACGCGATGTGCGAGCGGGGCCGCGCCGGTGAGCCCGTCGACTTCATGACCGAGTTCGCCTACCCGCTGCCGGTCGGGGTGATCTGCGCGCTGCTCGGCGTGCCGGCCGCCGACCGGCCGCTGTTCCGCCGCTGGGCGGCGGACCTGACCGGGGTGCTGGAGCCGGAGATCACCCCGGCCGAGCTGGCCGTCGCCGACCGGGGCGCGGGCGAGCTCAGCGCGTACTTCGCGGAGCTGGTAACGGCCCGCCGCCGGGTCCCGGCCGACGACCTGACCACCGCGCTGGTGCAGGCGCACGACGCCGACGGCGCCCGGCTCTCCGGCGACGAGCTGCTGGCCAACCTGGTGGTGCTGCTGGTCGCCGGCTTCGAGACCACCACCAACCTGCTCGGCAACGGCCTGGTGGTGCTGCTGCGCCACCCGGGCCAGGCCGACGCCCTGCGCGCCCGGCCCGACCTCGCGCCCGGCTATGTCGAGGAGGTGCTGCGCTACGACTCGCCGGTGCAGCTCACCAGCCGGCTGGGCACCGCGCCGGCGACCGTCGGCGGGGTCGAGCTGCCGGCCGGCAGCTGGGCGCTGCTGCTGCTCGGCGCGGCCAACCGGGATCCCCGGCGCTACCCGGAGCCGGCCCGTTTCGACCCGTGGCGGGCGCAGCAGCAGCCGCTGTCGTTCGGGGCCGGCCCGCACTACTGCCTCGGCGCCGGGCTGGCCCGGCTGGAGGCCCAGGTCGCCTTCCCGCTGCTGCTGCGCCGGCTGCCCGACCTGGCCCTGGCCGGCGAGCCGCGGCACCGCACCCGGCTGACCCTGCGCGGCTACGACACCCTGCCGGTGCGGGTCGGGGCGGTGGCGCCGGGCACCGATCGCGGTACGCCGGCCGGGCGCCGTCCCGGCACTCCGTAG
- the coaBC gene encoding bifunctional phosphopantothenoylcysteine decarboxylase/phosphopantothenate--cysteine ligase CoaBC → MSARIVLGVGGGIAAYKACELLRLFTESGHRVRVVPTASALRFVGAPTWAALSGQPVADEVWSDVHEVPHVRLGQQADLVVVAPATADLLAKAAHGLADDLLTNTLLTARCPVVLAPAMHTEMWEHPATVANVATLRGRGVRVIEPAVGRLTGADTGKGRLPDPAEIFAVARRALTRGVAAPADLAGRRVVVTAGGTREPLDPVRFLGNRSSGKQGYAFARTAVARGAQVTLISANVALPDPAGVDLVRVGTTEELRQATLAAAEAADAVVMAAAPADFRPATYATGKIKKPDDGSAPTIELVTNPDIAAELGQRRRPEQVLVVFAAETGDAEANGRAKLARKRADLIVINEVGPDKVFGAETNAATVIGADGSVSRMPEQSKEDLADGVWDLVVTRLAGPS, encoded by the coding sequence ATGTCCGCCCGGATCGTCCTCGGGGTCGGTGGCGGCATCGCCGCCTACAAGGCGTGCGAGCTGCTGCGGCTGTTCACCGAGTCCGGCCATCGGGTCCGGGTCGTGCCGACCGCGTCGGCGCTCCGCTTCGTCGGGGCGCCGACCTGGGCGGCGCTCTCCGGCCAGCCGGTCGCCGACGAGGTCTGGTCCGACGTGCACGAGGTGCCGCACGTGCGCCTCGGCCAGCAGGCCGACCTGGTGGTGGTCGCGCCGGCCACCGCCGACCTGCTCGCCAAGGCCGCCCACGGCCTCGCCGACGACCTGCTCACCAACACCCTGCTCACCGCCCGCTGCCCGGTGGTGCTGGCGCCCGCCATGCACACCGAGATGTGGGAGCACCCGGCGACCGTCGCCAACGTGGCCACGCTGCGCGGGCGCGGTGTGCGGGTGATCGAACCCGCCGTCGGCCGGCTCACCGGCGCGGACACCGGCAAGGGCCGGCTGCCCGACCCGGCGGAGATCTTCGCGGTCGCCCGCCGGGCCCTCACCCGTGGCGTCGCCGCCCCGGCCGACCTGGCCGGCCGCCGGGTGGTGGTCACCGCCGGCGGCACCCGGGAGCCGCTGGACCCGGTCCGCTTCCTGGGCAACCGGTCCTCCGGCAAGCAGGGCTACGCGTTCGCCCGCACCGCCGTCGCCCGGGGCGCCCAGGTCACCCTGATCTCGGCCAACGTGGCGTTACCGGATCCGGCCGGCGTGGACCTGGTCCGGGTCGGCACCACCGAGGAGCTGCGCCAGGCCACCCTCGCCGCGGCCGAGGCGGCCGACGCGGTGGTGATGGCGGCCGCTCCGGCCGATTTCCGGCCGGCGACCTACGCGACTGGCAAAATCAAGAAGCCGGACGACGGCAGCGCGCCCACCATCGAGCTGGTCACCAACCCGGACATCGCCGCCGAGCTGGGCCAGCGCCGTCGGCCGGAGCAGGTGCTGGTGGTGTTCGCCGCCGAGACCGGCGACGCCGAGGCCAACGGCCGGGCCAAGCTCGCCCGCAAGCGAGCCGACCTCATCGTGATCAACGAGGTCGGGCCGGACAAGGTCTTCGGCGCCGAGACCAACGCGGCGACCGTCATCGGCGCGGACGGCTCGGTCAGCCGGATGCCCGAGCAGTCGAAGGAGGACCTGGCCGACGGCGTCTGGGACCTCGTGGTGACCCGGCTGGCCGGTCCCTCCTGA